A genome region from Alphaproteobacteria bacterium includes the following:
- a CDS encoding polysaccharide biosynthesis tyrosine autokinase: MNEMASTSSATIGRVNGGAGDASLLVIRDVQENSTLVRYGRIARRWKWVIMGSIAAGVAAALIVTFMMTRQYSATTRIEIAREEARIVNIQGVQPEAGTVDQEFYQTQYGLLKSRALAERVARELSLADNRAFLDQHGITDTPGSLVNERPLDNSAGARQERLARVVGLLLDKVSVSPLRASRLVDVTYTDPDPAVAARVANAWGRLFIQSNIERRFEATAYARNFLERRLAELRQRLDESDRALVGYASAQRIININTPSGNGVTGERPITADDLVAYNTALAEARNQRITAESVLRGGAGAEQNVNNPTLGALRQRRAEVAAEHARLLTQFEAQYPAVEALAAQLRQLDRTIAGEERRVMTGLRSQVTQAAARETELAARVEALKTSLIDLRRRSIQYNILQREVDTNRTIYDGLLQRYKEIGIAGAVGTNNISIVDQARVPEGPSSPRPLINLLLGLMLGAGLGAALALALEQIDEAITDPGEMETLLGVPSLGVVPKVETGDPIETLQDRRSALTEAYLTIRTNLQFATPHGVPRSLMITSTHAAEGKSTTALALALVLARQGLRVLVVDSDMRSPSLHHRFKIGNEKGLSNILSGNARWNEVAQDAEFAGVKAITAGPHPPNSADLLSGPGLGTLLAELMGAFDHVIVDAPPMLGLADAPLVASKVGGVVYVVESFGVQSRSARIAINRLRNSGAHILGAVLTKFESKKAAYGYGYDYGYGYGNDKEA, from the coding sequence ATGAACGAAATGGCATCCACGTCCTCTGCTACTATCGGCCGCGTGAACGGCGGCGCCGGCGACGCATCTCTGCTGGTAATCCGCGACGTGCAGGAAAACTCGACGCTCGTGCGCTACGGCCGCATCGCGCGCCGCTGGAAATGGGTCATCATGGGGTCGATCGCGGCCGGCGTCGCGGCGGCGCTGATCGTCACGTTCATGATGACTCGGCAATACTCCGCGACGACGAGAATCGAAATCGCGCGCGAGGAGGCGCGGATCGTCAACATCCAAGGCGTCCAGCCCGAGGCGGGCACCGTGGACCAGGAATTCTATCAGACACAATATGGTCTGCTGAAATCGCGGGCGCTGGCAGAGCGCGTAGCACGTGAGCTGTCGCTGGCCGACAACCGCGCTTTCCTCGACCAGCACGGGATCACCGACACCCCCGGTTCGCTGGTCAACGAGCGACCGCTCGACAACAGCGCAGGCGCGCGCCAGGAGCGGCTGGCGCGGGTTGTCGGCCTGTTGCTCGACAAGGTCTCCGTTTCCCCGCTGCGTGCGTCCCGCCTCGTCGACGTCACCTATACCGACCCCGATCCCGCGGTCGCTGCGCGCGTCGCAAATGCCTGGGGCCGGCTGTTCATCCAATCAAACATAGAGCGACGCTTCGAGGCGACCGCTTATGCCCGCAACTTCCTTGAGCGGCGGTTGGCCGAGCTTCGGCAGAGACTCGACGAATCCGACCGCGCGCTCGTCGGCTATGCTTCCGCGCAGCGGATCATCAATATCAACACGCCCTCCGGAAACGGGGTGACCGGGGAACGGCCGATTACCGCGGACGATCTCGTCGCATACAACACCGCACTGGCGGAGGCGCGCAACCAGCGGATCACGGCCGAAAGCGTGCTACGCGGCGGGGCCGGTGCCGAGCAGAACGTCAACAACCCCACGCTCGGCGCCTTGCGCCAGCGCCGGGCCGAGGTCGCGGCCGAGCATGCCAGGCTGCTGACCCAGTTTGAGGCGCAATATCCAGCGGTCGAGGCGCTTGCGGCGCAGCTGCGGCAACTCGACCGGACGATCGCCGGTGAAGAGCGCCGGGTCATGACGGGCCTGCGCAGCCAAGTGACCCAGGCCGCGGCGCGGGAGACGGAGCTCGCCGCCCGGGTGGAAGCGCTGAAAACGAGCCTCATCGACCTGAGGCGCCGCAGCATCCAGTACAACATCCTTCAGCGAGAGGTGGATACGAACCGCACGATATATGACGGTCTGCTCCAGCGCTACAAGGAGATCGGAATCGCGGGCGCCGTCGGCACCAACAACATTTCGATCGTCGATCAGGCGCGCGTTCCCGAAGGTCCGTCCAGTCCCCGGCCGCTGATCAACCTGCTCCTCGGACTCATGCTCGGTGCCGGCCTCGGTGCAGCGCTGGCCCTGGCGCTCGAGCAGATCGACGAGGCGATCACCGATCCGGGCGAGATGGAGACGCTGCTCGGCGTGCCGAGCCTCGGCGTCGTGCCGAAGGTGGAAACCGGAGACCCGATCGAGACGCTTCAGGATCGCCGATCGGCCCTGACGGAGGCCTATCTCACCATCCGCACCAATTTGCAGTTCGCGACGCCGCACGGAGTCCCGCGCTCGCTGATGATCACGAGCACCCACGCCGCAGAGGGCAAATCGACCACCGCGCTGGCGCTGGCGCTCGTACTGGCGCGGCAGGGCCTGCGCGTCCTGGTCGTCGACTCCGACATGCGCTCGCCCTCGCTCCACCACCGCTTCAAGATCGGCAACGAGAAGGGGCTCAGCAACATTCTCAGCGGCAACGCGCGCTGGAATGAAGTGGCGCAGGATGCCGAGTTCGCCGGCGTCAAGGCGATCACGGCCGGGCCGCACCCGCCCAACTCCGCAGATCTGCTGTCGGGTCCGGGCCTCGGGACCTTGCTCGCCGAATTGATGGGTGCCTTCGATCACGTCATCGTCGACGCGCCGCCGATGCTTGGGTTGGCCGACGCGCCCTTGGTCGCGAGCAAGGTCGGCGGCGTCGTTTACGTCGTCGAATCTTTCGGGGTGCAGTCGCGCTCGGCGCGCATCGCGATCAATCGGCTCCGCAATTCCGGCGCACACATTCTCGGGGCGGTTCTGACGAAGTTCGAGAGCAAGAAGGCGGCCTATGGCTACGGATATGATTATGGCTATGGCTACGGCAACGACAAGGAAGCCTAA
- a CDS encoding O-antigen ligase family protein, protein MTLRPKSTRVILDAPAKIALAVIACTWLFACVAGGSARPDVAWLLLVRLAAVIGSALLLLVVPWGRLRAQRPLLLFTFAAAAVVALQLIPLPPSVWAALPGRGAYAALGSGDLGAPVWRPISLAPDLTWNSLLSLLPPLLFILAVPALDLHARRWLLVALWITILLSGLLGLLQMADGPDSALRFYRYTNADSGTGFFANRNHQAAFLAMGIPLAAWWAGRSDVPQRTRRARWMIAGSSLLFVLTAAVMTQSRMGAVVVILALLLTAAFIIRSAGLRKATLVALTAAGLAASGLGALALTTWSDSRSDTSVVGQDLRIKVLPETIDAAKAFFPVGAGWGSFTSVYPRFESTEDLSPQYLNHAHTEITQILIEGGVAAILLLIAFLGWYALSVRRAWSRRVTQGASDGRLCTILVALPLIASITDYPLRTPLMACALAGAATILAMVVRESAASRPAAAE, encoded by the coding sequence GTGACCCTGAGGCCGAAGTCGACGCGTGTCATCCTGGACGCGCCTGCCAAGATCGCCCTCGCGGTGATCGCCTGCACATGGCTGTTCGCCTGCGTCGCGGGGGGGTCGGCCCGGCCGGACGTTGCCTGGTTGCTCCTCGTTCGGCTGGCGGCCGTCATAGGGTCGGCGCTTCTCCTGCTGGTCGTGCCGTGGGGCCGCCTGCGGGCACAGCGGCCGTTGCTGCTTTTCACCTTCGCGGCGGCGGCCGTCGTCGCGCTTCAGCTCATCCCGCTTCCGCCGAGCGTCTGGGCTGCGCTGCCGGGCCGGGGGGCCTATGCAGCGCTCGGCTCGGGCGATCTGGGCGCGCCGGTCTGGAGACCCATCAGCCTCGCTCCGGATCTCACCTGGAACAGCCTCCTGTCCCTTTTGCCGCCTTTGCTTTTTATCCTGGCGGTCCCGGCGCTCGATCTGCATGCCCGGCGCTGGCTCCTGGTCGCGCTCTGGATCACTATCCTGCTCAGCGGTCTGCTGGGCCTTCTTCAAATGGCGGACGGCCCTGACAGCGCGCTGCGATTCTATCGATACACCAACGCCGACTCCGGGACGGGCTTCTTTGCCAATCGCAACCATCAGGCCGCTTTTCTGGCCATGGGCATACCCTTGGCCGCCTGGTGGGCGGGCCGAAGCGACGTTCCCCAGCGGACGCGTCGCGCACGTTGGATGATCGCCGGCTCCTCCTTACTCTTCGTGCTGACGGCGGCGGTGATGACTCAATCCCGAATGGGCGCGGTGGTCGTCATTCTGGCCCTTTTGCTGACGGCCGCCTTCATCATTCGCAGCGCCGGACTTCGCAAGGCAACGTTGGTTGCGCTGACCGCGGCAGGCCTTGCGGCATCCGGCCTCGGTGCATTGGCGCTGACCACCTGGTCGGACTCGCGTTCCGACACTTCAGTCGTCGGGCAAGATCTTCGCATCAAGGTGCTGCCCGAGACGATCGACGCCGCCAAGGCATTCTTTCCCGTCGGCGCGGGTTGGGGAAGCTTCACCTCCGTCTATCCCCGTTTCGAAAGCACCGAAGACCTGTCACCGCAATATCTGAACCATGCCCATACGGAGATTACGCAGATCCTGATCGAAGGCGGCGTGGCAGCGATCCTGCTGCTGATCGCCTTCCTGGGCTGGTATGCACTGTCCGTACGGCGCGCCTGGTCCCGACGCGTCACGCAGGGGGCCTCGGATGGGCGACTTTGCACGATTCTGGTCGCACTGCCGCTGATCGCGAGCATTACCGACTATCCGTTGCGCACGCCGCTGATGGCATGCGCGCTCGCCGGGGCGGCAACGATACTGGCGATGGTCGTGCGAGAGAGCGCGGCGAGCCGACCGGCGGCGGCGGAATGA
- a CDS encoding polyprenyl glycosylphosphotransferase, producing the protein MLMVAQERVRPARLWTRMRVQLGGGFLFAAAIPIAVLRYTTEEIPVSVVQQSGTGVLISIILGYYFLRSITVFPGMRTNFYVVPSFLASYAFTLALFFFFRLDYSRGAFLSSFLLCVTWFWAIYVLAERDGGARIGVVPFGSVENLPEARGLTWEWLTEPGLNGRYDALVADLRAEIPAKWEAFLAESAIDGLAVFHVKQLREAITGMVEIEHLSENSLGSLIPFMAYLRIRRFVDFVGALVVGALLAPFLLFIALLIRLDSPGPALFRQERVGYRGLPFRVMKFRTMRHNPGAADRDEAITQQNDPRVTGLGRFLRRTRIDELPQIVNILKGEMSWIGPRPEAEILSRWYEHEIPFYRYRHIVPPGITGWAQVNQGHVAELDQVNHKLHYDFYYIKNYSPWLDILILIRTARTVLTGMGSR; encoded by the coding sequence ATGCTGATGGTCGCGCAGGAAAGAGTGAGGCCCGCGCGCCTGTGGACGCGGATGCGGGTTCAGCTCGGCGGCGGCTTCTTGTTCGCCGCGGCGATTCCCATAGCGGTGCTGCGATACACGACCGAAGAGATTCCGGTTTCCGTGGTGCAGCAGAGCGGAACCGGCGTTCTTATATCGATCATCCTCGGCTATTATTTCCTGAGGAGCATCACCGTATTCCCCGGGATGCGAACCAATTTCTACGTCGTTCCTTCATTTCTCGCCAGCTATGCCTTTACGCTCGCCTTGTTTTTCTTTTTTCGCCTGGATTACAGCCGCGGCGCGTTCCTGAGCAGTTTCCTGCTGTGCGTGACGTGGTTCTGGGCCATCTACGTGCTGGCGGAGCGCGACGGCGGCGCCCGGATCGGGGTCGTCCCGTTCGGGAGCGTGGAGAACCTTCCCGAGGCTCGGGGCCTCACTTGGGAATGGCTGACGGAGCCGGGGTTGAATGGGCGCTACGACGCCCTCGTCGCCGATCTGCGCGCGGAAATCCCGGCGAAATGGGAGGCCTTCCTGGCGGAGAGCGCGATTGACGGGCTGGCCGTGTTCCACGTCAAGCAGTTGCGCGAAGCGATCACCGGCATGGTCGAGATCGAGCATCTGTCGGAAAACAGCCTCGGCTCTCTTATACCGTTCATGGCCTATCTCCGGATCCGGCGCTTCGTCGACTTCGTCGGCGCTTTGGTCGTCGGCGCCCTTCTCGCGCCCTTCCTGCTGTTCATCGCCCTGCTCATCCGGCTGGATTCCCCCGGCCCCGCCTTGTTCCGTCAGGAGCGCGTGGGCTACCGCGGCCTGCCCTTCAGGGTCATGAAGTTCCGCACGATGCGGCACAATCCCGGCGCCGCGGATCGCGACGAGGCGATCACCCAGCAAAACGATCCGCGCGTGACGGGCCTGGGCCGCTTCCTGCGCCGCACGCGCATCGACGAGCTGCCGCAGATCGTCAATATCCTCAAGGGGGAGATGAGCTGGATCGGTCCGAGACCGGAAGCGGAGATACTCTCGCGCTGGTACGAGCACGAAATCCCGTTCTACCGCTATCGCCACATCGTTCCGCCCGGCATCACCGGCTGGGCCCAGGTCAACCAGGGGCACGTCGCTGAGCTCGATCAGGTCAATCACAAGCTCCATTACGATTTCTACTACATCAAGAACTACTCGCCCTGGCTCGACATCCTGATCCTGATCCGCACCGCCCGTACGGTGCTGACCGGAATGGGGTCCCGCTGA
- a CDS encoding polysaccharide export protein: MADGSERPYLIGPFDKVEVDVFGVPELSRREIQTDAGGRISFPLVGTIDANGKTAEQVATEIGNRLRGRYVRDPQVTVNLTESVSRVVTVDGEVREPGRYPVVGRTTLMRAVALARGTTEFAALSEVVVFRDVGDQHMAALYNLGAIRNGQYSDPEIFAGDVVMVGNSPGRRLFRDILQAAPLITTPIIALLQNNN, translated from the coding sequence ATGGCCGACGGGTCCGAGCGGCCATATCTAATCGGCCCCTTCGACAAGGTGGAAGTCGATGTATTCGGAGTGCCGGAGCTTTCGCGTCGGGAAATTCAGACGGACGCGGGCGGGCGGATATCCTTTCCGCTTGTCGGCACCATCGATGCGAACGGAAAGACGGCTGAGCAAGTTGCGACCGAGATCGGCAACCGCCTTCGCGGCCGCTATGTCCGCGACCCCCAGGTCACGGTCAACCTAACGGAATCAGTGAGCCGCGTCGTGACCGTCGACGGGGAGGTGCGTGAACCTGGCCGTTACCCTGTGGTCGGACGAACAACGCTTATGCGTGCGGTCGCCCTTGCCCGGGGGACCACGGAATTCGCCGCCCTGAGCGAGGTCGTGGTGTTCCGCGACGTTGGCGACCAGCACATGGCCGCGCTTTACAATCTCGGAGCGATCAGAAACGGTCAGTATTCGGATCCGGAGATTTTCGCTGGAGACGTGGTGATGGTGGGCAATTCGCCGGGACGGCGACTGTTCAGAGATATTCTCCAGGCGGCGCCGCTGATCACGACACCGATCATCGCGCTTCTACAGAACAACAATTGA
- a CDS encoding glycosyltransferase, translating into MKGDRAASGATISVVTVCLNAERTIEDTIRSVAAQDWADFEHIIVDGGSTDGTAALVERLRHDRLRFVSGHDDGLYDAMNKGLHLATGDYVGFLNADDFLAAPDALGFIARAAESGADCILGDTALVDSDGRPTPYIYSARGFRSWWLTIGAMPPHPSFYARRALLLAAGGFDISFRVGADFDLIARLILGRGARWLVAGRILTCFRQGGVSTQGLESIRRISADKQRSIRALGYSAAPARTLLRFPLRIWRRLNGVDRWPKSGIDVEWLRRPNARGTPL; encoded by the coding sequence ATGAAAGGGGATCGAGCCGCCAGCGGCGCCACCATCAGCGTCGTCACCGTGTGCTTGAACGCCGAGCGGACGATCGAGGATACGATCCGGTCGGTCGCCGCCCAGGACTGGGCCGATTTCGAGCATATCATCGTCGATGGCGGCTCGACTGACGGGACGGCCGCGTTGGTCGAGCGCCTGCGGCACGATCGACTGCGGTTCGTCAGCGGCCACGACGACGGTCTCTATGATGCGATGAACAAGGGTCTTCATTTGGCCACGGGCGACTATGTCGGCTTTCTCAATGCGGATGATTTTCTGGCCGCACCGGACGCCCTCGGGTTCATCGCCCGCGCAGCCGAAAGCGGCGCCGATTGCATCTTGGGCGACACCGCATTGGTCGATTCCGATGGCAGGCCGACGCCCTATATTTATTCGGCTCGCGGCTTTCGCTCCTGGTGGCTGACGATCGGGGCGATGCCGCCCCATCCTTCCTTCTACGCCCGGCGCGCGCTTTTGTTGGCGGCGGGCGGGTTCGACATCAGCTTCCGGGTCGGCGCTGATTTCGATCTGATTGCCCGCCTGATCCTTGGACGCGGGGCGCGGTGGCTGGTAGCCGGGCGGATCCTCACCTGCTTCCGGCAGGGCGGCGTTTCGACCCAGGGGCTTGAATCGATAAGGCGGATCTCGGCGGACAAGCAAAGGTCCATCCGGGCGCTGGGTTACTCTGCGGCCCCGGCGCGGACGCTGCTTCGCTTCCCGTTGCGGATTTGGCGCCGCCTGAACGGCGTGGATCGCTGGCCGAAAAGCGGAATCGACGTCGAATGGCTTCGCCGGCCAAACGCACGAGGCACCCCCCTTTGA